A single Glycine soja cultivar W05 chromosome 14, ASM419377v2, whole genome shotgun sequence DNA region contains:
- the LOC114385219 gene encoding aspartic proteinase nepenthesin-1-like → MVLKVSLIVVLLVICSCVVEAISRNHNNHNHNNINKNGSSLAAIKFPDHPSFSDVSSSGDNDCSFSNSEQLGHSVPTMTSGEETDEESEAFPAPKPHKNSVKLHLKHRSGSKGAEPKNSVIDSTVRDLTRIQNLHRRVIENRNQNTISRLQRLQKEQPKQSFKPVFAPAASPTSPVSGQLVATLESGVSLGSGEYFMDVFVGTPPKHFSLILDTGSDLNWIQCVPCIACFEQSGPYYDPKDSSSFRNISCHDPRCQLVSSPDPPNPCKAENQSCPYFYWYGDGSNTTGDFALETFTVNLTTPNGKSELKHVENVMFGCGHWNRGLFHGAAGLLGLGKGPLSFASQMQSLYGQSFSYCLVDRNSNASVSSKLIFGEDKELLSHPNLNFTSFGGGKDGSVDTFYYVQINSVMVDDEVLKIPEETWHLSSEGAGGTIIDSGTTLTYFAEPAYEIIKEAFVRKIKGYELVEGLPPLKPCYNVSGIEKMELPDFGILFADGAVWNFPVENYFIQIDPDVVCLAILGNPRSALSIIGNYQQQNFHILYDMKKSRLGYAPMKCADVLVAVEQQLRSQSKSAEMVAMRFHQYQVVGRALPTESDEHPKIYRMKLWATNEVRAKSKFWYFLRKLKKVKKSNGQVLAINEIFEKNPTKIKNYGIWLRYQSRTGYHNMYKEYRDTTLNGAVEHMYTEMASRHRVRHPCIQIIKTATIPAKLCKRESTKQFHNSKIKFPLVFKKIRPPTRKLKTTYKASRPNLFM, encoded by the exons ATGGTTTTGAAGGTTTCTCTCATTGTGGTTCTGCTTGTGATATGCTCCTGTGTTGTGGAAGCCATTTCTAGGAATCACAATAATCACAATCACAACAATATCAACAAAAATGGATCTTCTCTGGCTGCCATAAAGTTTCCTGATCATCCAAGTTTCAGTGATGTCTCTTCTTCTGGGGACAATGATTGTAGCTTCTCAAATTCTGAGCAACTTGGGCATTCTGTACCTACCATGACATCAGGTGAAGAAACTGATGAAGAGAGTGAGGCTTTTCCAGCACCAAAACCACACAAGAATTCGGTGAAACTCCACTTGAAACACAGATCAGGGAGCAAAGGTGCTGAGCCTAAAAACTCTGTGATTGATTCCACAGTAAGAGATTTGACCAGAATTCAGAACCTTCACAGAAGGGTTATAGAAAATAGGAACCAAAACACCATTTCAAGGCTGCAGAGGTTACAGAAGGAGCAACCAAAGCAGTCCTTCAAGCCAGTGTTTGCTCCGGCCGCTTCACCGACAAGTCCAGTTTCCGGGCAGCTTGTGGCAACCTTGGAATCCGGGGTGAGTCTTGGCTCTGGTGAGTATTTCATGGATGTGTTTGTGGGGACACCCCCTAAGCATTTTTCTCTGATACTTGACACTGGTAGTGACCTTAATTGGATTCAATGTGTTCCTTGCATTGCATGTTTTGAGCAAAGTGGGCCATATTATGACCCCAAAGATTCTAGTTCTTTTAGGAATATAAGCTGTCATGATCCCCGGTGCCAATTGGTTTCATCCCCGGATCCACCTAATCCTTGCAAGGCTGAGAATCAGAGTTGTCCCTACTTTTATTGGTATGGGGATGGTTCCAATACAACTGGGGATTTTGCATTGGAGACTTTCACTGTTAATCTCACCACTCCTAATGGGAAGTCAGAGTTGAAGCATGTGGAGAATGTGATGTTTGGATGTGGTCATTGGAATAGAGGCCTATTTCATGGTGCTGCTGGTTTGCTAGGATTGGGGAAAGGACCATTGTCATTTGCTTCTCAAATGCAATCTCTCTATGGTCAATCCTTTTCCTATTGTCTTGTGGATAGGAATAGCAATGCAAGTGTTAGCAGCAAGTTGATTTTTGGTGAGGACAAGGAGCTCCTCAGCCACCCCAATTTGAATTTCACTTCTTTTGGTGGTGGGAAAGATGGTTCAGTTGACACATTTTACTATGTCCAGATAAATTCTGTTATGGTTGATGATGAGGTGCTGAAGATACCTGAGGAGACTTGGCATTTGTCTTCAGAAGGTGCTGGTGGTACCATAATTGATTCTGGCACCACTTTAACATATTTTGCTGAGCCTGCTTATGAGATTATCAAGGAGGCTTTTGTGAGGAAAATTAAGGGCTATgaacttgttgaaggccttccTCCTCTAAAGCCATGTTACAATGTGTCTGGAATTGAAAAGATGGAGCTACCTGACTTTGGAATCTTGTTTGCTGATGGAGCAGTGTGGAATTTTCCAGTGGAGAATTATTTTATCCAGATTGATCCTGATGTTGTTTGTTTGGCTATTTTGGGGAATCCTCGATCTGCCCTTTCAATAATTGGAAACTATCAGCAGCAGAATTTCCACATACTATATGATATGAAGAAATCCAGACTTGGCTATGCACCAATGAAGTGTGCTgatgtt CTTGTAGCAGTGGAACAACAGTTGCGGAGTCAATCGAAATCGGCGGAGATGGTTGCCATGAGG TTTCACCAGTACCAGGTGGTGGGAAGGGCTCTTCCTACCGAATCCGATGAGCATCCTAAGATCTACCGCATGAAACTCTGGGCCACCAACGAGGTCCGTGCCAAATCCAAGTTCTG gtattttttgagaaaattgaAGAAGGTTAAGAAAAGCAATGGACAAGTGCTAGCCATCAATGAG ATTTTTGAGAAGAATCCTACCAAGATTAAGAATTATGGAATTTGGCTGCGCTATCAGAGCCGCACTGGTTATCACAATATGTACAAGGAATACCGAGATACAACTCTGAATGGTGCAGTTGAGCATATGTACACTGAAATGGCATCTCGTCATAGGGTGAGGCATCCATGCATCCAGATAATTAAGACTGCCACCATCCCAGCTAAGCTGTGCAAAAGGGAGAGCACCAAGCagtttcacaattctaaaatcaAGTTCCCATTGGTGTTCAAGAAGATTAGGCCTCCAACTAGGAAGCTGAAGACAACATACAAGGCATCCAGGCCAAACCTATTTATGTGA
- the LOC114383516 gene encoding uncharacterized protein LOC114383516 isoform X2, with the protein MALATNSKKPHCMAINLSTTASLHSKPSFLTHKHNNLIKIYHPSSSLLTTCAQTQGTDTGVTQEDASAGSLSSSRAQLDLLEQLTSTSSPNSGYESDGSKLTIREQLEQLFGERDDDFTIPLGKNLKKVSAKFLTISQKRNIRRQAYLNEVSQRNDSVFFATIGAFVILPPFIILGIAILTGYVQLFP; encoded by the exons ATGGCATTAGCAACTAACTCCAAAAAACCTCACTGTATGGCCATCAATCTCAGCACCACTGCTTCTCTTCACTCCAAGCCTTCTTTTCTGACCCATAAACACAACAACCTCATCAAAATCTACCATCCTTCTTCCTCTTTACTCACAACATGTGCTCAAACACAAGGGACTGACACTGGAGTTACACAGGAAGATGCTTCTGCTG GATCTTTATCTTCTTCTCGTGCACAGCTGGATCTTTTGGAGCAACTTACATCTACAAGCTCACCTAATAGTG GTTATGAAAGTGATGGAAGCAAACTTACAATCCGAGAGCAGCTCGAGCAGTTGTTTGGAGAAAGGGATGATGATTTCACCATACCCCTAGGTAAAAACTTGAAGAAAGTGAGTGCGAAGTTCTTGACCATCTCACAAAAGAGAAATATCAGGAGACAAGCTTACCTCAATGAAGTGTCTCAAAGGAATGATTCAGTTTTCTTTGCAACCATAGGAGCATTTGTGATTCTTCCACCTTTTATAATACTAGGAATAGCTATATTAACTGGCTATGTACAGCTTTTTCCTTGA
- the LOC114383516 gene encoding uncharacterized protein LOC114383516 isoform X1, which yields MALATNSKKPHCMAINLSTTASLHSKPSFLTHKHNNLIKIYHPSSSLLTTCAQTQGTDTGVTQEDASAGNGSLSSSRAQLDLLEQLTSTSSPNSGYESDGSKLTIREQLEQLFGERDDDFTIPLGKNLKKVSAKFLTISQKRNIRRQAYLNEVSQRNDSVFFATIGAFVILPPFIILGIAILTGYVQLFP from the exons ATGGCATTAGCAACTAACTCCAAAAAACCTCACTGTATGGCCATCAATCTCAGCACCACTGCTTCTCTTCACTCCAAGCCTTCTTTTCTGACCCATAAACACAACAACCTCATCAAAATCTACCATCCTTCTTCCTCTTTACTCACAACATGTGCTCAAACACAAGGGACTGACACTGGAGTTACACAGGAAGATGCTTCTGCTGGTAATG GATCTTTATCTTCTTCTCGTGCACAGCTGGATCTTTTGGAGCAACTTACATCTACAAGCTCACCTAATAGTG GTTATGAAAGTGATGGAAGCAAACTTACAATCCGAGAGCAGCTCGAGCAGTTGTTTGGAGAAAGGGATGATGATTTCACCATACCCCTAGGTAAAAACTTGAAGAAAGTGAGTGCGAAGTTCTTGACCATCTCACAAAAGAGAAATATCAGGAGACAAGCTTACCTCAATGAAGTGTCTCAAAGGAATGATTCAGTTTTCTTTGCAACCATAGGAGCATTTGTGATTCTTCCACCTTTTATAATACTAGGAATAGCTATATTAACTGGCTATGTACAGCTTTTTCCTTGA
- the LOC114384731 gene encoding conserved oligomeric Golgi complex subunit 5-like, which translates to MASPAAARTPVSTGASPMQRLSTFKNPSSAAASTATTTTPSSSALDSLASDPIFSAFLSPSFSSTSFSSAALSSGSPASTAEKLHHAIRLLENQLRSEVLSRHHDLLSQLSSLHHADHALSTLRSALSSLQSSVRRLRSELSDPHRSVAAKTAQLSNLHRTTELLQHSIRALRLSKKLRDLMAAADPEKLDLAKAAQLHFEILSLCDEYDLVGIDAVDEELNWVRETGDLLRSEAMKVLERGMEGLNQAEVGTGLQVFYNLGELKGTVEQVVNKYKGLGAKSVTVALDMKTISGGSGYGPGGIRGSGTPHIGGGAKAREALWHRLGNCMDQLHSIAVAVWHLQRVLSKKRDPFTHVLLLDEVIQEGDPMLTDRVWEAITKAFASQMKSAFTGSSFVKEIFTMGYPKLYSMIENLLERISHDTDVKGVLPAINLSGKEQIISAVEIFQNAFLAHCLSRLSDLVNSVFPMSSRGSVPSKEQISRIISRIQEEIETVQMDARLTLLVLREIGKVLILLAERAEYQISTGPESRQVNGPATPAQLKNFTLCQHLQDVHTRISSILKGMPSIAADVLSASLGVIYGVACDSVTALFQAMLDRLESCILQIHDHNFGVLGMDAAMDNNASPYMEELQKCILHFRSEFLSRLLPSRNSTAPGTENICTRLVQSMASRVLVFFIRHASLVRPLSESGKLRMARDMAELELAVGQNLFPVEQLGAPYRALRAFRPLIFLETSQLASSPLLQDLPPNVILHHLYTRAPEELQSPLQRNKLTPLQYSLWLDSQWEDQIWKGIKATLDDYAANVRSRGDKEFSPVYPLMLQLGSSLIEKDQTSSKS; encoded by the exons ATGGCGTCACCAGCGGCGGCGAGGACGCCGGTCTCTACCGGCGCATCTCCGATGCAACGCCTCTCCACCTTCAAAAACCCCTCCTCCGCCGCCGCCTccaccgccaccaccaccacccccTCCTCCTCCGCCCTAGACTCTCTGGCCTCGGATCCCATCTTCTCCGCCTTCCTCTCTCCTTCCTTCTCCTCCACCTCCTTCTCCTCCGCCGCGCTCTCCTCCGGCTCCCCGGCCTCCACCGCGGAGAAGCTCCACCACGCGATCCGCCTCCTGGAGAACCAGCTCCGCTCGGAAGTCCTCTCGCGGCACCACGACCTCCTCTCGCAGCTCTCGTCCCTCCACCACGCGGACCACGCCCTCTCCACCCTCAGATCCGCGCTCTCCTCGCTCCAGTCCTCCGTCCGCCGCCTCCGCTCCGAGCTCTCCGACCCTCACCGCTCCGTCGCCGCCAAAACCGCCCAGCTCTCCAACCTCCACCGCACCACCGAGCTCCTCCAGCACTCCATCCGCGCCCTCCGCCTCTCCAAGAAGCTCCGCGACCTCATGGCCGCCGCCGACCCCGAAAAACTCGATCTCGCCAAGGCCGCCCAGCTCCACTTCGAGATCCTCAGTCTCTGCGACGAGTACGACCTCGTCGGCATCGACGCCGTCGACGAAGAGCTCAATTGGGTCAGGGAAACGGGAGATTTGCTTCGCAGCGAGGCGATGAAGGTTCTGGAACGCGGAATGGAAGGGTTGAACCAGGCAGAGGTTGGGACCGGGTTGCAGGTTTTCTACAATCTTGGGGAATTGAAGGGCACTGTGGAGCAGGTGGTGAATAAGTATAAGGGTTTGGGTGCTAAGAGTGTCACTGTGGCGTTGGACATGAAGACCATTTCGGGTGGAAGCGGGTACGGTCCTGGTGGGATTAGAGGATCTGGAACGCCCCACATTGGAGGAGGGGCTAAAGCTAGAGAGGCTCTCTGGCATAGGTTGGGAAATTGCATGGATCAGTTGCATTCCATTGCTGTTGCTGTGTGGCATTTGCAGAGGGTGCTCTCTAAAAAACGTGATCCCTTTACACATGTTTTGTTGCTTGATGAGGTCATTCAG GAAGGTGATCCCATGCTAACTGATCGAGTGTGGGAGGCCATTACAAAGGCTTTTGCAAGCCAAATGAAGTCTGCTTTCACTGGATCAAGTTTTGTTAAAGAGATTTTTACAATGGGATATCCAAAGCTTTACTCCATGATAGAGAATCTacttgaaagaatttcacatgaCACAGATGTCAAAGGAGTGTTACCAGCTATCAATTTGTCTGGAAAAGAGCAGATAATTTCAGCTGTCGAAATATTCCAGAATGCATTTTTGGCTCATTGCTTGAGTCGCCTTTCAGATCTAGTGAATTCTGTATTTCCAATGTCCAGTCGTGGTAGTGTTCCCTCCAAGGAACAAATATCAAGAATTATATCACGCATTCAGGAAGAGATAGAAACTGTTCAGATGGATGCACGCTTAACTCTTCTTGTTTTGCGTGAAATTGGCAAggttttaattcttcttgcagaACGAGCTGAATACCAG ATATCCACTGGTCCTGAATCACGTCAAGTAAATGGTCCTGCAACACCAGCACAGCTCAAGAACTTTACATTGTGTCAGCATCTGCAAGATGTTCATACACGGATATCATCTATACTTAAAGGAATGCCCAGTATTGCTGCAGATGTGTTGTCTGCTTCATTAGGTGTCATATATGGTGTTGCCTGTGATTCTGTAACAGCTTTATTCCAAGCAATGCTGGATCGTCTTGAGTCTTGCATATTACAAATACATGATCATAACTTTGGAGTGCTCGGAATGGATGCTGCTATGGACAACAATGCATCACCTTACATGGAGGAGCTCCAGAAGTGTATTCTTCACTTTCGCAGTGAGTTTCTTTCTAGGTTGTTGCCTTCCAGGAATTCAACAGCTCCTGGTACAGAGAACATATGCACCAGGCTTGTCCAGAGCATGGCTTCACGTGTTCTAGTATTCTTCATCCGACACGCATCTCTTGTGAGACCACTTTCAGAATCAGGCAAGTTGAGGATGGCTAGGGATATGGCTGAATTGGAGCTAGCTGTGGGTCAAAATTTGTTCCCTGTCGAGCAACTTGGTGCACCATATCGCGCACTTAGAGCATTTCGTCCTCTTATTTTCTTGGAAACGTCCCAGCTTGCATCATCACCACTTCTTCAAGATCTGCCACCAAATGTCATACTTCATCATCTGTACACCCGTGCTCCTGAAGAATTGCAGTCACCACTGCAAAGGAACAAACTAACACCATTGCAGTATTCACTATGGCTAGATTCTCAATGGGAAGATCAAATCTGGAAGGGCATCAAAGCAACACTTGATGATTATGCTGCAAATGTGAGGAGCAGAGGAGATAAGGAGTTTAGCCCTGTTTATCCTCTTATGCTTCAATTGGGTTCTTCTTTGATTGAAAAAGATCAGACTTCCTCAAAGTCATGA
- the LOC114383517 gene encoding cytochrome b561 domain-containing protein At4g18260-like: MGVQQKLGAFLFQLSMFLLVSASQEHKKAKGRHSSKKDHNIKKLAVLLATAGAIMSIKSFNNSFSNNHQRLGVALYCIIWLQVLVGIFRPQRGSKKRSLWFFAHRVVGTAVSLLGVLNVFIGLQAYQEKTSKSITTWNILFTVQISLIVIFYLLQ, translated from the exons ATGGGAGTTCAGCAAAAACTCGGTGCTTTCCTCTTTCAATTAAGCATGTTTCTCCTTGTTAGCGCATCTCAAGAGCACAAGAAAGCTAAAGGCAGACATTCAAGCAAAAAAGACCATAACATCAAG AAGCTTGCCGTACTTCTTGCCACTGCAGGAGCAATCATGTCCATAAAAAGTTTCAACAACTCCTTCAGCAATAATCATCAAAGATTAGGGGTAGCATTATATTGTATTATCTGGCTGCAAGTTCTAGTTGGTATTTTTCGACCACAAAG GGGATCCAAAAAAAGAAGTCTTTGGTTCTTTGCACACAGGGTAGTGGGAACTGCAGTGTCATTACTGGGTGTGCTGAATGTATTTATAGGTTTACAAGCCTACCAAGAAAAAACATCCAAAAGCATAACAACTTGGAATATACTTTTCACCGTTCAGATATCTTTGATTGTGATCTTCTACCTTCTTCAATAA
- the LOC114384553 gene encoding GDSL esterase/lipase At4g10955-like codes for MQTAQLRNHPTSLVLLVLFTTLMANQVVPRESHPYAFHVSGPRKFTSLNWRDLFISSWKDVNYKRTVIACFIQAVYLLELDRQEKRTQGNALAPNWWIPFKYKLKQTLIDERDGSIFGAVLEWDRSAALADLIPIRPSGAPRAVLALRGTLLKSPTMRRDIEDDLRFVAWESLKGSVRFKAALEVLKLICGKYGSNNVCIAGHSLGAGFALQVGKELAKEGTYVEAHLFNPPSVSLAMSLKTIGEKAEFVWNRLKSMLPYIGEAQISNGGLKDASLGVVKWVPYLYVNKGDYICCYYNDGAGTSTKVNVGTTNGQAKLFVVSKEKQKFLEAHGLEQWWSSDAELQQVIHSSNLISRQLRSLYTATPSQVNS; via the exons ATGCAAACAGCCCAATTAAGAAACCATCCAACGAGTCTTGTTCTGCTTGTGTTGTTTACTACGTTAATGGCAAACCAGGTGGTTCCTCGTGAATCTCACCCTTATGCCTTTCATGTCTCTGGCCCTCGCAAGTTCACTTCCCTTAATTGGAGGGACCTTTTCATTTCTAGTTG GAAGGATGTAAATTATAAGAGAACTGTCATTGCCTGCTTTATACAGGCAGTGTACTTGCTTGAACTTGATAGACAGGAGAAGAGAACACAAGGAAATGCTCTTGCCCCAAATTGGTGGATTCCCTTCAAGTACAAGCTTAAACAAACACTAATTGATGAAAGAGATGGATCCATTTTTGGTGCAGTTCTTGAATGGGATAGATCTGCTGCATTGGCTGACTTGATACCAATTAGACCAAGTGGTGCCCCCAGGGCTGTTTTAGCACTCAGAGGAACATTACTCAAAAGCCCTACAATGCGAAGAGATATCGAAGATGACCTCCGTTTTGTTGCTTGGGAAAGCTTGAAGGGCTCTGTGAGGTTTAAAGCAGCTTTGGAGGTACTAAAATTGATTTGTGGTAAATACGGAAGCAATAATGTATGCATTGCAGGGCATTCCTTGGGGGCTGGTTTTGCTCTTCAAGTGGGAAAAGAACTAGCAAAAGAAGGGACTTATGTGGAGGCACATTTGTTTAATCCACCTTCTGTTTCACTAGCCATGAGTCTCAAAACTATTGGAGAAAAGGCTGAGTTTGTGTGGAATAGACTTAAATCCATGCTTCCTTATATTGGTGAGGCTCAAATCAGCAATGGTGGTTTGAAAGATgctagtttgggggtggtaaaaTGGGTTCCTTATTTGTATGTTAACAAGGGTGACTATATCTGTTGCTATTACAATGATGGTGCTGGCACAAGCACAAAGGTGAATGTAGGAACTACAAATGGACAAGCAAAGTTGTTTGTTGTCTCTAAGGAGAAACAGAAGTTTCTTGAGGCTCATGGTTTGGAACAATGGTGGTCAAGTGATGCAGAACTTCAGCAGGTTATCCATAGTAGCAATCTCATAAGCAGGCAGCTTCGATCTTTATACACTGCTACTCCTTCCCAAGTAAACTCATAA